TGAGCTTTTAATAGCCTTACGTTACACTTGTTCATCGATTTTGCGTGGTTTGTATGGAACTCACTAAATTATTCTGTTTGCAAAATGTGCCCGTTGTGTTGATACTAATTTTTCACTCTGGGTACAAGGTAAACTATGTATCATTTCTTTATTGTTAATAATCTTCACAATTTTGCtctgctacttaagcagtagcgaacTAAAGGCCTGGATTTTTGAGGCCTTAACGGAACTCCAACCCAGACCTCTttgatgccggtgcagtgctcttccacttgagctatcaggccaactgggagctggtcattatgtgggtcaatgataAGCCTGTAGATAGTAGATATATGCGATCAAATTAATAAAAGTTCATTAGAACGGCGGATGGTTGTATAGATGgtaagtagcatagcaaaatTGAGAAggtcattaacattaaaaattgtttcaattcgcattttaaatgaactttcattaatttgatcgtaTTTATCCTGTCATGAATGAAACTACTGTCTCATAGCTTATCGCATCACGTCGTAGTAGAATTTTTCACATTGTGTTTTGTGGGTTCCTAGGTGGCTGACATAATGCATGCTTTGTTCGGGACACATAAAGAGGCAGTTTTGCCTTTCTTTGAGCAACTTCTTCCTGATTTCCACTCGTTATTGGTAAGTGACGATGTCATCTGTAATTAAGTTTTCCTGGCTCGTAGTTAGTGAGAAGTGACTGCATGCATCAATTCAGAACCACTGGTCAACTagaaaagtgaaaagaaaaaagaaaagacatcaGGGACAGGCGTGTTGTAGGTATCGAGGAAGTGTTAGTTTAGTTTTTTACCTTTCTGGAAGACATCACTTTCATATTGCTTAGTTTCTTCACTCTTTTATCAGCTGTTTCTTTTAGAACAAAATTAGCCAAACACCTAGTTACTGTATCACTGCGGGACCAAAACAGCAATGTCTTTTTAATCTCTTTCGAACTGGTTCTCCCGTAAGTGTAGCCATTGAATGGTGGTTTATGGTACCTGAAACTGCACAGATAATGTGTTCTCTGACTATGCCGTTCGTCATATGTACTCTTCTTTGTCAGGCGCCAAATGGTTCCGCTGCAAACAAGCAGTGGTCTCTATGCGtatttgatgacgtcattgaACACACGGGGTCGGTGAGTATCAAGTTAGGGTTAAttaatttaaaggaaaagaagcaaacaaaaatcCTCTCGTGTCATTGATAATCCTTAAGAGAAATGTTGAATGTTTCACCATCGCGTCTTTCTATTCTTTTCTCAAGGCGTCTTTTAAATATCAAGAATATTTTCTTCGACCAATGATGAATTATGTTGTAGACGGAATTGCTGACGTAAGACAGGTATGTGCAGTGATTGCACCCTTTAGATTTTAGGGAATTCCACCTCCGCCTCTCAAAGCTTCAGAATTGTACCAGTTGTACGCTACAGTTAGGATTGTCTGGACCTGTCTCTACCCTCCCACCCAGGTGGTTGACGTATGTACACACGTCACGATTTGTGCGTGACACTGACAAAAAACATCACAACATGAAGAAAACGTGACACCTTAAGTCGCACTTAAGTGGGCAAGACCAGAAGTGTTTAATTACTTCTTTGTATCATGTACATCATGTTTTCACGATTTTTAGGCGGCATGTTATGGGTGTGGCATGATGGCTCAGTTTGGAGGGGAGGAGTACATTAATGCTTGTGCAGGTTGGTTGTCATGTGGTTTAGTTTCTAGTAAGCACCAAGAGGAAGACTAAGAGACCCAGGGAAAATTTTCTCCTCTTCGTCACCTGaataattgtttgaaaacaccatttttttttttggtttatttcagaGGTAGTGCCGTTGTTATTTCAAGTCATCAACGCTCAAGATTCCCGGAGCCGCGAAAACGTGAATGCAACAGAAAATGCGATATCTGCTGTTGCAAAAATATGTAAATACAATCGCGGAAACATCGCATTAAATGAAGTAGTTCCGGCGCTTATTGATGCGCTGCCAATAACAGAAGATAAAGAGGAAGCACCACATGTTTATGGTTACTTGTGTGATTTGATTGAAGGGTACGTAAcctgcaaaacagaaaaatggaTTTTGCTCGCACCTGTCTGCAGTTGATAATTTCAtccctttttttaaatttccaaacaGGAATAGTCCTCTTGCTTTGggtgaaaacaacaaaaatctgCCAAGAATACTGCAGATATTTGCAGAGGTTTTTGTTCATGATGTACTTAGTGATGATGAGACTGCGAGAAAAAGAGTTCTTTCCATTACTCGACAAATCCAGGTGAGGGAGGCCACCTGCGCCAGCAAGCACACTTAATATGCTGTTCTCCCCAAGAGAGAAAAATATCCTTTAATCAAGAAATTAAAGACAGCAAGCAATGGTTTCTTTGAGaagcattttatttaaaaaaacacGCAATGGAAGGAAATGAAGTTTGTTTGTTATCATTTCACTGTCAAGTTACTGAGCGCCTATatgttatttttattgaatcGATTGTACAGCTTGATTTGATTGAAATCTGTAGCGACACTTACTGGGCTTACCAACGAATACAACGCGTTCGTGGATTCGTAGACTTTCTACAGTATTTTTGTCCTCTGCTGATAATTGATTGGTAAAGAAATCATTCACTTTTAAtaatcacttgtgttttcagaagttgcagaAACAGCCCCTAAGAGCAATTTACACCTACCCATGGGCCAAGAGGGACCCGAACATTTCATGACAAGCGCCCGAAGCCTCAAACGTGTCATCTTTTCTTGTCTGTAATTTATACATTTCTATTGCTCTATTTTCCAGAGTGCTGGTGATATGTGGACAGCATGTGTTGGACAACTAACTGAAGACCATCAGGAAGCATTAAAAAAAGCACTGGAAGAGGAGAGTTGATTTGCCTGGGGCACGCAAAATCAAACTCTCGGCTTGCGCAAATTCTGCGATTATACCACGCCCAGGTTACAGAGAATTGTTCTGATTTTAGGCAtgaaatgctgcggcacattttCCGTTGACTTGCTATCTTCAGCACCGATACGCTGTGAGTTTCAGACTGAAAAATAGTATCATTAAGAAAGCCAACGGAAAGGGCAAGTTGCGAGACTTTTGCTGGTTACCCTCGAGTTGGTAAAAGTGAGGtggagccaaaaaaaaaaaaaaagagaaacaaaaatggAATGTTGTAAGAAGACGTATAAATAGCGGACCTAAAGAACGCGTCGAAAACACAAGCAATTATTGGGCAATAGTTCGCCAGTGTACATGAAGTAGCAAATAATTAGCACAGAATAGATGACTAAGTTGACTCAGCCGGTAGCAAATGGAAGGAACCAGTGAAAATAGTTCAAAAAAGAACTTATAGAAGGAATTTAAATCTTGCACTGAAGAAATTAATGAGTCTGGGCCTCAATAAGTTATGAAACTTTAGAACTGACAGTTAAATTACAATTATAAGTTCCAAATACACACAAATTCACTTCACTTGACCGTCATATTATTTCCAGGGGCTTTTTCTTATCGTCTTTTCTGTAAATTTACGAACAGAAGATTGTTGCCGATAATGTTTGCGACGGGAAAATCATAATTGTTATCTCTATCCAACAGGCGTGCATGAGGTTATATGCTCCTCCCCCTTCCTTTGCGACAAGTTAGAGTGGATGTTGGTTATTACAATGGGATGAATGCAGTTCGTGATTACTGCTTTTGATAAACGTCCTCAAAGTAGTTTTCACACTTGCTTACGGCTGTTAAATTTGCTTTAAGTGTCTTTTGTGAATCACTCAATTCCCGTTGAGAAATTTCTACTTTTTTTCGGCACCCTTGCATGCAAAGAAATGGTGCTTGACCGTTGTTCTTTGTTCGAGGAGAGCCTCGAGCTACCCGGTTGAGGAAAGGGGACGATCATTCTCCCAAAGAGGGTATGATTAGCCATTAGTACAAGGTTAGAGTGCTTCCGTCGATGCACGCGAGAGGTTGCTAAGCAGGAGAGAAACGTAAGAGTCGCACAAGGCAGTAGCCGAGTGCGACGCGTTCACGTTAACCATTGGCCGATTGTTTTGTATCATTGACGTAATGTcctcaaattttagtttcttcgaACCCATTGAAaacttacagacatgcattcaACTGGGGTCATTTCGTCATAGACGTGCGTCCATAAAATTGTGGAGCACCCTGATGACGTAAAGCTAATTGCTTGGCTGAAAGTGCGTGACTTTTGTTGGCTTGATTGGTTCCTATTGGTTACTTCCAGTTTGGTACTTCTTGCCTAGCTTCATTGATAGCAACTAGTTTTCGTCTACTGACGTGAGATTCCTGTTCTCGACAAGTATTCTAGTTGGAAAGTCATAAACTCTGCATCAGCTTCCCACCTTACTTTTGCTCTGGCTCCAATTAGCAGGAACCAGGGGCACAGCCAGGATTTTGAGAAGGTAGTGACAATTTTGTGGCAACAATTCGGGGAACGTGAAATTTGTTAGTAAAGCCTTGTAAGACtttgtgaaaaaataaaactcagGAAAGTAATAAAAGGCCAGACTTCAGTTTTCGAAAAGGGAGGTGAGTTATCAAGTCACCACTCCCCCGCCCTTGATCCGCCCTTATGGAAGTGACATTTATCGTCAATCAAAGGACTGATGATTCGTCAAAGCCCAAACTGTAAAACTCTTGATTCACATGCGTGGATGTTTTTCTCTACGAATGTGTTGTCGTCGGCATGTGTGAGTTTTTAGAGCAGAATACTAGGTAACAGGTTATTCTGACATGTTTACCTACGCAAATCTCCTCAATTGCTACCTTCGATAAAAGGGAATTGCACCATAGCATTTCCCATCTTTGATCATCTAGGAATGGCAATGTCTTGGAAACTGCGTTGGCTTGGTTTGTTTATAGACGACATCAAAGTCATAGGCAACTGTACTTGCAGCGAAGTTTTGGTTGGCTGAGATCGAGTACGTAATCCATTGCAAACTGAGCTCAACTGATACGCGATTTGTTATAAGGTAATAAGTCAGAAGAACAACCAAGCGTCAACGGAATCAAGCTCAGTGACCACCTAGAGATCACCAGCTACTGATAGCTGGAATGCGTTTGgaaatggtaagttatttatcctttcttgtttttatttctttgttagcaATTTCTGTTTTGATTTGCCTTACCATACATTTTGTTTCCTTAGCAACTTTCTCTCGAAAACTgttctgaaaaaaataaacgaGCACCTGTTTGAATTAGTTGATAATTTCAGGCATTTCTCTGTTAATTCCGATTATTAATTTCCTGATGTTGATTAACAGTAATGCTAACTAAGTATTAGCTCCAAGGCTTGTTTTTTATTTACTCAAGGACTGGCTCAATCCTAAGCCAACGACAACTTTATGCACTTTATAACTTCTACGTTGTTTAATAGTTGTAAGTATTGTTTCTCCAACTCTCGTACTTTACGTTTACATTAATTTGCTGGTacaaaagaagggaaaaaattgcaaaacagaTAGAAAAGAGAACTCGGCTTTTTGGACTCGTTATTTTGTTCGGTCCGCGCCAACAGAACACTTGGCCTATTACTTCCAGCTGGGTTTTCCCCAGTTACGGGCAGAGATAAAAACTAACTTGTTTCCCAGAAAACAACctcattgcgcatgctcacgtTGCCTTTTCAGCACCGGCTGAAATTCCTTTTCGATTTTATGGATTTTATCCGAAATTTTCAGCCCGTTTGCCTAGACTGTAGATCCTAGCCCGGTTTCTGAAACCAAGTTAGGGTTTCCAGCCTGGGCGGAAACCTTATCCATACAATCGCCACTTTCATTTCAAGAGGATTTCTTTCAGAACCCGGGCTCAAATCTAAGCCCAGGTAACCGGGCAGAAATTCGCCATGTGGTCACCCCCTAAAATATGTTGGAATTCGTAAATGTAAATGGATTAGAAAATATTAAGGAAAACACGGCTCAGGCCAGGGTTAATGTCCAGTTACTACTAACAATTCAAAGCTTTCTTGCAGCTTCATCTTGCCGGACGTTACTCTTTATCATCACATTACTTGAGCAAATCAATTCTGTTCCTTAAATACGTtcgttagtttttttttcttgggagGGGCGTGGATTGTATTTGTTTTGCCTCTCTCAAAAGCACAAAAGAATGCCAAATTAGACTTTCCACAGCTGCTGCGTGATATTACGTGTTTCCTTGAAAAGAGCATATTTACAGTTGAAAACACCTGCGCGaacaattatgataattatacagaaaatgttttttagGCAAAACAAGGCCAAGGCCAaatgtgaaagtttttttttgtttcttggaaTGACCAAAGCGACTCAACTGTAAGTGTAAGACTGTGTTTATTAGATGATAGTACGGCTACCCTTTAGTAATTGAATTTTCAGCCACAGTTGACAATTGTTATGTCTGCTCAAAGTTGATATATGCAGATTTATGTTAATCATGATGACTTCAACCAGGAAGAATGTTGCTTATAACTTAAATGTTAAATAGCGAGAAACACGAAAATACAAATGTAGCGACTTTCTATTCGTTTTATTAGATGCTTGGGCAATGAAATTTCCGTTTAAGTTTTAATACCTGCTACTTTGCAGGGCCGAAGAAGCTTCGATGTGTAGTGACAAGGATATTGCCTATCTATTCAAAAGCGAAATACAAAGTTCACACCGAATGCAATCATAGATAAATTCGCCGCAAATCAGTAATATCGTTTGTTTGAAATACACCGTTGCTATCGAAGAGGGATGGTTTTTCTTCAAGAAATTCGAAACCCAATAATGAGACCTTTTTCACGAAGTGAAtcaatatttaatatttcacCTCGGAGCTAAGCTTAAAGTTTGCTCGTTTCGATGACTCTTATTTTCACtagtgctttgtttttgttttcgcttttaAGGGGGcataattttaaatttagcgtTGATATTATTGTATACACGTGTGGTACCAGTTGTTTAAATTACCTTTCAATTTACAATGTCACTGCTTAAAAGGTCATAAATGTTTTTGCTCGTGTTGACTTTCTGAATGCCAAACTCACACGGATCGCACATTGATGTCCAAATTTCATTGAAGTGGAATTTCATGCCAATAGAATATTATCATGTGGTTTATTTTCGCCCTTATTTTCGGGTATTTTCCTTGACGTAATTGCCAAGATATCATATTTTTAGTTAAGCCTTAAAGCTGATTGGCTGAAAGAATTAGTGATTTACCTCGGCAGCCAATCAGATGGATGCAATCTGTCAATGTTTGTGATGAATGGCGCGCTTGAATGCTTAACAAGCGAGTGTGATGAAATTCGGCGAGTCATTCATGTGTGTGGTTGTTTGGCGGGCAATCCACGTGCTGCTGTAGACACAGATCATACCTTTTAAACGCAATGCCTGATCGATATCTCTTCATTCCAAATTCGGCTGTGGTTGCGATTTGCAACGGTAGAGAAAGAAAGTATTGAGCGAAACTACCAcgcttaaaaaaaattcaatgagGAAATGGAGGAGATCTGAAATGGCCTGCCTCGACAAGAGTAGGAATTTCGGAATTTCCCTACCAGTCCTTCTTTAACGGAgctgaaaataataacaacaaaatatgTTGAGCGGAACAGTGTTTATCATTGTGCTTTTATGGAGCGTTGGCTCGAGAAACGTCACGGTACAAACAGGTACAGTTCATCTGAATTTGGAGGAAGAAATGTTTGcttctttgttattgttttttttttcttttaagagaaCGTTCTATCATACCTTCATGTGCTACTTGGCTCTAGTTTTGGTGTGTAAATTTTTCGACTCGCGGTCGTTCCAGATTGACAAAGGCTGTACATGTAACCATActtatttatgtatatatatatttgataAAACTACGAGCCATCGCTGGGATCATCCCTCTCACCCTTGATGTGCATATAACTAAAGCTAGCGCTAGTACATGGTCGACTCTCCCCTGCTCTCTCTTAAAATCATGGTTTAGCCACTCGCACTATCcttgttttcaaatttcaagtgaAAATTTTAGATGAAAAGCCCTTCTTTGGAAGGTGAAACTGCCAACAGCATCACAGgtattttgaaatgaaagcaGCATAATAATGAATATATCTGTCAGTTCTCAGGCGATGTTTCTTGTCTTTTCACGCGAGCGAACTAACAGCCACAACATGAAACATGTTTGGGATATAGTGTGTGTCCTCACTTTGCAATCAATTCAACTCAGTGTTCGAATGCCTTTTTCTTTACAAATGTTTCTCCAGGTCTTTTGACTTGAATATGATTTAAAAGAATGCAAAGAACTGACGAAAAAAGGCTATCAGTAGCCAAAAAACTGCCACGCAATAGAAAAACTGGAAATGGAGAGGTCTTTAAGGTCAAAGCAAGTCAAAAATGAGAGAACTTTCAAGAGAGGAATCATAAGCAAAACTGCAACAAgcaattaaaacagcatttatgcatatatttaaaaaatgtgacgctttaaaaaaaaaaaacattagaaTTATTCTCTCGAAATTCGGTTGTCATGGAGCCAGTCTTAGGGCAAAtcttattttaaaataatttggcGAAGAATTTTACCATTCGTGAGCATGAAACATATCTTTAACTTTTGGAAAGGGTTTGAGTTTGAAAGAAGCCACTTCTCTCAATTTTTGACGTGTGAGGAGTGCAGCACTTTTTCAACGGTCACGAATTGCCTAACCTTTTTTGTCTATAGTTGAAAGTGTTTCACCAAATACAGCATACACTCTGAAATACATTTGAAACGCCTGAGCAATTTCTTCGTTTTCTTTcgaattgttttgtttttgttttttttttttcgtgatgAAATAGCAAACCATTTATTTTATCTGCGATAAAAATCAGCAGTGTATTTTGCGTGTTCGCTTTTTCGTAGACaggaataataataaacttaTAAAAGATACCCGCCATTTAAAATCAGCAGGAGTGTTGTCCAACTACAAAGCTTCGTTTTCCTGACGCAAAGAAAATTACGCCGACCAAAGTCAAATTAAATTCATTTCTAAGTTCCTTATTTTTGGCTCAGTCTTTCATTTCCGTGcctttcttcgaaaaaattaAACGCTATTCCTTGAAGATGTCACACAGTGTCGGCCTTTTTTGCCCGAATAAATGCATGAAATATTCTCTATTTATTTTAGATCGATATTCAGTTCAAATATGTCAGAATAGTCGAAGCTTTCATTGAAAATGATGGGCCAGGCTTGTGATATGTTTACGGCATTCTCCAAGGGTAAGGTTAATTGAAAGCAACTTGTAAAACATTTGCAGCAGAATAGTTGCACTTATTTCGCGCGGAAGGTTAGAGTTAATTTCTTTACACGCAATATACAAGCAAAGTCTCTTGGAAAAGTAGTTTAAGATGCGTGTATGAATTTTTAATTCTTCTAGAATTTCTAGTTTGCTTTGTTCTCGTCAATGGAGTTGGCCAGTTTCTCGTGGCTCAAAAATCTCATAGTTGAGGCGACTATTTCTAGTGCCGGCGCTTTATTAGAAACCACGGGCGTGGAATAATTATTCACATACTCGTTTGGTTTCATATTAAAGTGAATCCTTTTTTCGGATCGATCTTATTACTTAAATGTAAAGAtgactttgaaaataaacactagGCATAAGTGTATCTCGAAAGTTCATTTTACTCTTGTTAAACTGTAGTGAAAGTGACATGTATAGCCTTGCTCAACACAGCCGAATTTGGAAAGCAATATCCTGAAATCAGCTAAGGTCATAGGCTCTGAAGGTTCGAAACGTTTTCCGTTTTACTATTTCTAGAGGAGTGATCGTGGAGTTGAATTGTTTTAGATTTTTGAAGGAAGGGTTAACGGCTTGTTGTTATGTTTGAGCTTTTAAAATTTGGGTGCAGAACTTGAAGATCTCAAGAATCAGCTGTTTCCTTCTTACCTTGAAAAATAAAGACAACTGAGTACATGTGAATATCTTACTTGGCAGCAGGAAATAATCATTTTTCTTAAACAGCGTTTAGTTCCTCATCTAAAGTCAGCGAAGAATGCTTAAATGCATTCTTAAGTCGAACGACGACCATCTGTTAATTGGATAAATTTGGTTTCTGCTCTTCCACGTCTCCATAATCCGAATTTACtgtgaaaaacattcttttaaaATCCAACAACGCGGCCTAGGTTACGTTTGGTTTTAGGAAATTAGAAAAACATATAAAAGCAAAATTCAACTTGAAATTGGAGACTTTGAGAAGAAAAGCtggtgtttttatttttgttttttgtttttttttaatggaatgAGGTGTCATAGTCCGCTCCCCGAGCGAAACCCACAAAGGAAGAACCTTCAACTCAGCAGACGGTGATGATTCGATTTTCGTCAATTTAACGATACTAAAACTTCAAACAAAATAGAAATCACTTAAAAGGATTAGCatttcattttattaaaatatagtCAATAATTTGGATTTGAGGTGTGAAAATTTCTCCCTACACTTCTGCTCAAAaggttgtttgtttctgttcgatgttttgttttgcttgtcgCGCAATTGCAAGTAAAGAGAAAAAGTCCCTCATCATGTACAATTCGTGTACATATTACAATAGAGTAACATTTTTGAAAAGTAATTTGTACTAAATTATGGCTTTGGACAAAATTTTCTCAAGCCGGCAGAGCTGACCGCAACATCGAAGGAAGCAAAACCGCATTGGTTTGATTTGATTCTTCAAAAAGCAGATGTAAACTTGGTGCCATCAATTTCACTTTTCATGTCAAGATAAAAGgcttattataatttataaacACCAAAGATCAAAACTGGCTTCCCTGAGCCTCTACGCATTCATAAATAAATGATCATAAAACACAGTTTTTGTTCACAATAATCTAAAATTGTCTTGGATGTATAGAGTAAGATTTTATCACTGAGAGTAATGTCGAAAATCATGTTTCATTTTAGATCATCATATCAGCGATTTTATAAGGTCCTCAGTCCTCTTTCGTTTTATACAGAGAGggtacaagttttttttttctttcaagcacCGTTGTCTACTCAAATAGGAAGCAACGCTCAATCATAGTCATGAGAATATGTCATATCTCAGGATACGTTCCACTAAAAGCCTCGGGTTGATTGTGCCCCGTAGCGCCTTGGAAAACCTAGAGAGACTTACGATACGTGTAGCTTCCGTTTTTATGCTTTTAAACTCAGTGTGAATACGAAAAAATCATTTCACTAAACTAGAGCTTGACTTTATAGTGTAACTTCCTCTTATTCATGCCTTGTAGACCAGTGTTTTATGATTGCCAAGTTTAAGGAACACCTATTTTAAACGCAGTCGAATGAAAATGCAACAGAATAAAGATAGGCAAGCAAGCGAATTATCGGCGCTCATATTATTCGGCGTAGTAATTAATAGTTTGGTATATCTTGAAATTCTTCAGTCAATAGAATATTGCcttataatttttttccctgATACGTCTATGGAGAGTCACGAAAGCTTTCTCAATGAGCAGTGTTTCCTGTTTACATGTTCTTACCAGCTGAATTTTCTGAGGTAAATCGCACTAAGAACCCATCTGTGCGGGCACTACCTTCCCCAAATTAATTTTTCGGACTAATGCTAGCTTCGATGTGCTATTTAACTGTACTAATATCAAATTTATCTTTCGCAATATCTTGTTTCGCTCAGGGTTAGTGAAGGGTAAAAGCAAAAATCTAATGGGCAATGCATGTGATGGATAGTCATTCATTCTTGTGGGTTTACGTCGAAAACACGGAGGCACCACGGCCATTTGTCTACTCGGGTTCTCGTTATCAGTTTGAGTTTGTGTTGCAGCTAgataaaatcaaatttattGTTGGTTAAAGCCTTTGGTTTTATACATGTTTCAGCACACTTTGGATTAAATTTTGAGTCTGCTCAGTAGTTTCCGAACTGTTGGTGTAAATTAGTCATCTCTTATTCGTGCCCCACCATCCCTTCCCCTGAATTGAAACTGATGTTTTAACGTTTTGCTGCTTTCTGATTGGATAACCTTATCTAAAAAGGAAGTTAGCACTTCCTATTGATGTTGATGTAAAAATGTTGCAATTGACTTGTAAGCCTTGAGTTTTCAATTTATAGACTGAAAGTGATGAGCGTTTGGCATGTTTCCTTTGTTGGCAAAGAGGACAGCTTGCCGCTGTTTCTGTGAAAGCTAATTAGAATCCAAGTCACGTACATTAAAGCGTGCATGCTATTATTTTCCTTTGAAACTCATGAGATGTCTACTGGTTAAAGACATTATCGGTCGTGTTCCGAGTGGTTTCTTGAACTTTTTGAAGGTACAGGTTTTCCTGAAACGCTAGTATTTAGTCATTCCTATTATTTACTTTGTATTGCAGCCTTAACAATATTTACTTTGCAGTAATTAATCTAAAATACTTGCAGGATTTTCTGGCCAGGCGTTaatgtttcttttcaatttaaccCACAGCTGACATCCCTTGGGCATTACATTTCACTGAAGAGCCAATGGATACTCGTTTTGCGCACACTCGTTCAGCTATCCTAAATTGCAG
Above is a genomic segment from Acropora muricata isolate sample 2 chromosome 1, ASM3666990v1, whole genome shotgun sequence containing:
- the LOC136917695 gene encoding importin-5-like isoform X3, coding for MISAWARMCKIFGTEFTQYLPLVMPSVMKAASIKPEVAVIDADDPKSGQYSEDEGWQFITLGDQQKFGIKTAGLADKSTACQMLVCYARELKEGFAPYTEQVVKLMVPLLKFYFHDLVRTAAAESLPFLLECAKIKGDAYVRQMWAFMCPEVLKAMSAEPEPEVQILIMGALAQCIQTLGLGCMSPDYFTELRTVLHDVIELHKNREMERQQRRKEEDYDEEVEEDLQDEHETDVHILSKVADIMHALFGTHKEAVLPFFEQLLPDFHSLLAPNGSAANKQWSLCVFDDVIEHTGSASFKYQEYFLRPMMNYVVDGIADVRQAACYGCGMMAQFGGEEYINACAEVVPLLFQVINAQDSRSRENVNATENAISAVAKICKYNRGNIALNEVVPALIDALPITEDKEEAPHVYGYLCDLIEGNSPLALGENNKNLPRILQIFAEVFVHDVLSDDETARKRVLSITRQIQSAGDMWTACVGQLTEDHQEALKKALEEES
- the LOC136917695 gene encoding importin-5-like isoform X2 is translated as MKMVHLHDLHISYMISAWARMCKIFGTEFTQYLPLVMPSVMKAASIKPEVAVIDADDPKSGQYSEDEGWQFITLGDQQKFGIKTAGLADKSTACQMLVCYARELKEGFAPYTEQVVKLMVPLLKFYFHDLVRTAAAESLPFLLECAKIKGDAYVRQMWAFMCPEVLKAMSAEPEPEVQILIMGALAQCIQTLGLGCMSPDYFTELRTVLHDVIELHKNREMERQQRRKEEDYDEEVEEDLQDEHETDVHILSKVADIMHALFGTHKEAVLPFFEQLLPDFHSLLAPNGSAANKQWSLCVFDDVIEHTGSASFKYQEYFLRPMMNYVVDGIADVRQAACYGCGMMAQFGGEEYINACAEVVPLLFQVINAQDSRSRENVNATENAISAVAKICKYNRGNIALNEVVPALIDALPITEDKEEAPHVYGYLCDLIEGNSPLALGENNKNLPRILQIFAEVFVHDVLSDDETARKRVLSITRQIQSAGDMWTACVGQLTEDHQEALKKALEEES